Within Triticum dicoccoides isolate Atlit2015 ecotype Zavitan chromosome 1B, WEW_v2.0, whole genome shotgun sequence, the genomic segment GGTGAGTTCTTGAGGTCGCCGTCGTCGGCCCAATCCGGGTTCCTCTTCGGGCAGATTTGGCTGCCGATCCACTCGGCCACGTAGTCCCGTGGGTCGACCTCGCCGCTGTCATCCTGCTTCATCTTCATCCACCACTCATTTCCCGACGCTCTAGCCGGCGGACCGGGGTCATCTTTGGCGGAGGCAGCGGCGGAGAGGTCGAGGTCGCATGCCTCGCCGAGTTCTTGGCTCATGAAGTCGTCCCCGCCGGCGACGGGTCCAGTGTCGACGACGGCATCGGGGGTCTTGAAGCGCGCGAGGCCAAAGTCCGCGACCTTGGCGCGGAAGTCGGCGTCGAGGAGGACGTTGCTGGGCTTGAGGTCCCCGTGCACGACCGGCGGCTGGCACTCGGCGTGGAGGAACGCGAGCGCGCGCGCCACGTCGCGGACGACTCCTCGCCGCTGCGCCCAGTCGAGGCAGCGCCCGTCGCCGAAGAGCGCGGCCTGGAGGGACCCCTGCGGCAGGCACTCGAAGACGAGGAGCAGGGGCCGGCCGTCGGCGCCGGAGCCGGCGTACCCGAGGAGGGAGACGAGGCGCGGGGAGTCGGGCGGGAGCGAGGCGAGCACGTGGAGCTCGTGCGTCGAGGCGCAGGTCTTGACGGCGGCGAGGGAGGCGTCGGGGAAGGTGGCGAGGTAGACCGGCGAGGCGGCGCCGCGGCCGAGGAGGCGGGACGGGTGGAAGCCGCCGGTGGCCCGGCGCAGCGCGCGGCGGGAGTAGCGGCGCAGCGGGCGCGCTGGCGGCTGGGGCGGGGAGAAGGGGAGCGtggggcgccggcggcggcggaggtggagcgcgaggaggagggtgagCAGGAGGAGCAGCAGCACTGCCGTGGCGGCCGCGGCGGTGNNNNNNNNNNNNNNNNNNNNNNNNNNNNNNNNNNNNNNNNNNNNNNNNNNNNNNNNNNNNNNNNNNNNNNNNNNNNNNNNNNNNNNNNNNNNNNNNNNNNNNNNNNNNNNNNNNNNNNNNNNNNNNNNNNNNNNNNNNNNNNNNNNNNNNNNNNNNNNNNNNNNNNNNNNNNNNNNNNNNNNNNNNNNNNNNNNNNNNNNNNNNNNNNNNNNNNNNNNNNNNNNNNNNNNNNNNNNNNNNNNNNNNNNNNNNNNNNNNNNNNNNNNNNNNNNNNNNNNNNNNNNNNNNNNNNNNNNNNNNNNNNNNNNNNNNNNNNNNNNNNNNNNNNNNNNNNNNNNNNNNNNNNNNNNNNNNNNNNNNNNNNNNNNNNNNNNNNNNNNNNNNNNNNNNNNNNNNNNNNNNNNNNNNNNNNNNNNNNNNNNNNNNNNNNNNNNNNNNNNNNNNNNNNNNNNNNNNNNNNNNNNNNNNNNNNNNNNNNNNNNNNNNNNNNNNNNNNNNNNNNNNggggtgggggagggggagggggggtggGTGGTGGCTGGGCCTGGAGGTGGCGGGAGGGCATGGCTGGGCTGTGCCGGCGCAAGCGGCGGCTTGTGTCGGGGCGGGTCACGGGTGGTGCCGTCGTGCGACGTCTAGTAGCCAGAGTGCCAGACAGCCAGCCAGCGAGGGCCCGTGGTTGCTGGCATGAATTGTCCGCCATTTTTCTATTTGCTCTGCTCCTTCCCCCCTCCTTCTTCCCTCTTCTTCTTGGATGGATGATGGAGAATTTTCCGCCATGCAGCACACAATCCAACATTCCCCATTGTTTTTGCTTTTGCTCTGCTTTTGAGACCGGTGTTGGATACCATTCCAGTCAACCCTACTTTCGATCGAATCCTACTTCTCTCCGTGGGAAATCCACGGGTGCTCATGGAAGCGGCGCTCCTGCCACAggaaaaaatattaaatgtgtgaATAAATTTTAAACAAAAATTCAGTGTATACATCTTGACATTATATTGGTGCACGTTAAGTTTAGGAGAAAACCGACATTTTttatggcttgtgtaaaaaagacaaaaaGAACGACACATAACCTGTCGGTTTTTCACGAAACGACTTTATGAGCATGTACCGTATCAAGATGTACATGTTAATTTTTTCATTATATTCTTTTTACATTTTAAAATATGTCTAAAACACATTTTAAATCAGAAGCGCGCACTTCCATGTGCCAAAACGTCACTCTCGTCTCTCCATCCGATAACATAAGAGTATTTTCGACACCAGTAAAGGAGTATTGTATTTTGCAGATGTTGGTGCACATTTTTATTTTGCAGATGTTGGTGCACATTTTGCTCCCAACCAACTATAGAAGGGCCTCAGAGCAATTTTAATTGGGCGACCTATTTCGTTCTTCCATGTCCGTATGAATCGCCGCGGATAAAAACGATGGCCCAACACGCTGACCCATTCTCAAAACACATCTGTTTCACCTTCACGCGATCCCATTTCCGGTCTAAATTTGGTCCTGAAATGCGTCGGCGCGAACGCGACATGGACACGTCGCACGTCCCCTCGTTATCTGTCATGGTCCCACATGGCAGTCCGCCAACGATTGAACGTGGTCATATTAATAGCAGCCATTAACACCTAGACCATGCACGAGCCAGTGGAAGCATCCTTTTTTAATCCATGCATGCGAGGGGTGCCCTCATCCACTTCCACTTTCGTCCACatctgcccccctccccccctcccgtgCTTCCTTGCTGGCGACAACCTGGACCCTAAACATGGGGTTCTTCAGTGGCAGTGGCTCCGGCGAGATCAAGGGGAAGTTCACTCCAGTGCTTCCTCCTCTCATGCTCTTCCTCCTCGGCCGCCGCCGGCCCGGCCCGCGAGGCAGTGTCTGCACATCCCGGTGAACCAAGCGCGGTGGCGCTGGGAGTTCAGGCAGTCACTGTTGTACCCTGACGTCACGCCGCCACCCAACTGGCATCTTGATTCGCAGCGGATCCCGGTGCCGGCGATGGCGGGGTCACGGCAGGCCTGCCTAGGAGGTGCGCAGGTGCCGGGCGTAGTTCACGCCGGAGAAACGACGAATGCTCGAGTACGTGGAGGACTCTTCCCATTAGGAGGTCTAGTTTGCCCTCGAACACGAGGAGTGAAGGCGGCTCGGCATGCAACACCACCACATCACCccccgcccctccccccccccaatcgtcaagacggaggaggaggaggacgaagctgCCTACCAGGCGGCGCTGGCGACAGCCTTAGAGACCTCCATCGAGGAGGAGCGTCTGAAGACGAAAGCAGCAAAGGCGGACTACCAGGCGAGGCTGGCGGAGGCCATGACCCTCTCTGCGACCGGTGACTATGTAGTGCCACCGTCGCCACCGCCTGAGCCGGCCGAGTGGTACGTCTAGACCGGCCAGCTGCGGGAGTgggttagccccccccccccgtttGGCTCCACACGACGCCGGCGCAGGAGGCCATGTACCTAGAGCACTGGAGGCAGCGCAGGGGGAGCGGCGCATGCAGagggagcgcgaggaggaggaggaccgccgacaggaggaggaggaggagcacgcccGCATTGCCGCCACCGGAGGAGGCAGTCCCGACGGCCTATCAAGCCGCcttcggctgggctgggccgcctcccgtcttcatcgacctcacTGGCGACGATGGCGATGGTAAGCATGGGCGGATTTGGGCCCCAGGCAGCCCAGGCCATTGCCTGGGGCGTGGGGAATTTTCTCGGCCTATATATCAAAAAAAAAGTTTGGCCTGGGGCGCAGCCCACTTCCCAGCCCAGGCAGGCCAGGCCAACTGGCCCAGCCGCCCAGGCCGGAGTACCCCGCAGCGCAGAAACGCGCAAGGCGCAACCCCCAGCCGCAGTCGCCTCTGTTCCTTCCCCGACTTGACGAACCCTAGGCTAGGGAATCGCCTGCCATCGGCGCCGGTCAGATCTGTCCGGCAGCACCCCCTGCCCCCCTTCCCAGTCTTCATCGTGCCGGTCAGCACCCCCGGCTCCCCTCCCCCTTCCAATCTTCGTCAGCTCCGTCAGGTTGCGCCACTGCCAGCTGCTGCCCTGCCCGGCGTCCGACGAGGTGGTCCTCAAAAATCAGCCGTGCTGCCCGGCGTAAAGGTATTGGTTTGATACTTTGATGGCTTGATGCCCATGTGATGCCACTGTTTTTTTTCTATATGCCAGACTACCACAGTTTGATGATGATTTTAGTTGCTATATTCCATTGTTGTTGACTGATGCGTATCTGGTTTGATGGACCATCTAGTCCCGATGATGGGTGTTGGTAAACAGATGCTGAAATTGTTTGGTATGAATGAGTGAATTCAAACCAATATGCTTGTTCATTTTACTTTCGATTTGATATCTCCCCGGTTGAATGTTTCTTCCATTTTTTATctagcaactactccctccgttccaaattactcgtcgtggttttagttcaaatttgaactaaaaccacgacgagtaatttagaACGAAGGGGGTAGCAGTGATCTTACCATAGCGACTCTCTATGATTGCATTCTGTGGCTGTAGCTCCCAATGTTCCCGTGAAATCATTAGATTTTGAAAGTTATATATTCATGTTTCTTCCATCTTGGAATGCTATTGTGTTCAATTTGGGCACATTGAATCAGCTGCCTGAATTCTTCATTCTGTTCTCTAAAATCTTCTGCTTACAAGAGAAGAAATTCATGAAATGGGCTCATTGCCATTTTAGATGTGTAAATTGATTTGGACATTGAGTAATTTTTATTTCTATCAAATATTATAGGAAGGCAAGATGAGTAAAAGAAACAAGACATTGAATTCTTTTTTTCAGGTTTGAACCACGGGTTATCGCACACACAAAGGCCTTTTGCCTCGTCCTAGACGTAAGCTTTCACATTTTGCATCTGTTGTTAACTAGTTTTACCTGCTATATTATGCACTGATTTGCATTTCAAAAAATTTGATAGAACGTTTAGCTTCTTCTGCGATTGAAGATTAGTCATGGGAGGCTCAGATCAACCAATCCTTTGATCTGGTATCTATCTTTTGTATCATCTATATATGCTACATATTGTCTTTTGATTTGTCTTTCTTTATTATTTGACCCATCATGGAACAAATGCTGCCATTGAATATTATGTTTTGTTTCTTATTAGTTATGCAACATAGTTTGGCTTTTGTATGCCTTGAAACCGGAGTTTTTTGGGGTAGTTTTTAGCCTTAGGTTCTCGCCTGGGGCGTCAATCGATCCTGGGTCCGCCACTGATGGTAAgcgcaagggcaagggcaaggcggGCGTCTAGGGCACCATGCGGGCCCAgacttttttatgttttagttaatgTAATTATTTTTAAGTGGACATTGACTGGCGGTTGACCGGCCATATATGTTTAATTAAGTTTCTATTATGTTTATCTATGCcacatgatgtttatctttttctttGGCGCGAGCAAATTTAAGTCGGCCTGTTGTTGGACAAACCACGCGTCTCTCAGTGCAATGGTGTGAGCTGCACCGTTGGCGCTTCTTCTGcaagtccttgagtgccatggcatGTCTCGAGTTGTCTGGTTCCCTCTTGCAGATGCCATCTGCAAAAGCTGTCTCGGTGCATATTCTTATGCCCCCCAGCTCGGCTCTGCGAGATCCACATCCTGCATGCAGTTCGGCACCGAAAGCAGACAAACGCTCAGTTCTTCCAGCTTTACGGGCCACCACGCCACCTGCCCTTAACATGGATCAACAGTGGTAAACCACTGAACctgctaagagcatctctagcggaTTCTGTATCTCTCCGTCCCTTAATTTTTAGTTACGGGATCCTGTAAAACCAATTTGTGAGAACCGCGCAAGCTCGCGCAGAACAGATCTGGTATAAGAGCAAGAGTAAAATGCACTGTCAGTCACTCTATTTGCGAAAGGCGCTCAGTTTGGTCACTGTACTTAGAAAGACGGTCAATACGGTCACGCAATATGACAACACATGTTTGTACGGTCACTGTTGCTCGTGTGCCACCCGTCGCCGCTCGGTTTGACCAGTCAGTGTCGTCCACGTCGGCACGGTGAGGGTTATTTCTGCAAATTAGCCCCGCGCATGTAATTATCTATCGACCACCCTGAAATACCCCACGCTGTGGCGGAATCCCTAATTCCCcactcgccgccgccgacgccgccctctcctctccctcccACACGGCTGCCACCCCTCTTTCGTGCTGCTTGCCGGCGGCGTCTCCCTGCCGCTtgccgccgccctctcctctccctcccACTCCGCCATGTCGACAAGCTCGGTCAGGTCTTCGCTCGGTGGCCGTTCGGTGGTGGTGCCGCTCATCAGATGCCCTTCTTGCCGCACTCGTGTTAAGTTCTATCTCTCCAACACGGAGAAGCACGAGGGTTGGGTCTTCTACAGGTGTCCTGTTGGTGTAAGTGGAGTGCATCCCTGTTCTTCATTTTGGTCGAATCTTGGGAACTTGTAATGGTGATTTTTGGCGTTTGTTCTTTTCTTTTGACCTTCAGGACCATTTCTGGCATTGGGAGTTGGAATACATTGGCTACTTGTTGGATAATCAGTTTCTCGTGGGCAATGAAGCCGTAGATGCATTAGGAGCTGCAGAAGATAGGAGGAAAGAGCTGGTGCAAGCAAGGAATTGAAGATATGCAGGTGGAGGCGCAGTTGATCTTCCAGGCTTTGAAGTTGGAAATCATGGAAGAGTTCCAGGGCAAATGAGCAATCAGCAAGCAGAGGCACTCGTAGGGTTAGGCAATGAAATATTGATGATGATGAAGGCACTGTTGGCAGCACTCATTGTAGTTGCAGTGCTTGTAGTTATTTCTCTGCTGAAGAAGTGATGCTATTTCACTGTTAGTATGTTAGGAATGATGCCTAGTTTGTTAGGAGATGAACTGGTACTATGTGGTAGTATTGTTAGTGTCAAGTGAC encodes:
- the LOC119350887 gene encoding putative receptor-like protein kinase At1g80870, which gives rise to TAAAATAVLLLLLLTLLLALHLRRRRRPTLPFSPPQPPARPLRRYSRRALRRATGGFHPSRLLGRGAASPVYLATFPDASLAAVKTCASTHELHVLASLPPDSPRLVSLLGYAGSGADGRPLLLVFECLPQGSLQAALFGDGRCLDWAQRRGVVRDVARALAFLHAECQPPVVHGDLKPSNVLLDADFRAKVADFGLARFKTPDAVVDTGPVAGGDDFMSQELGEACDLDLSAAASAKDDPGPPARASGNEWWMKMKQDDSGEVDPRDYVAEWIGSQICPKRNPDWADDGDLKNSPSVGDEDNKNAGNADSSASKGAAGDKKEATQMREWWKEEFFEEMSKKAGGTVDKQRRGGAGKPWLRSTSVNTSNVNGDGNAKRSALEDMSFRRSRKRSRRRGQSAGSGDVHHSGDLFSRDLSTTTSMRGTVCYVAPEGDPLEKADVYSFGVLVLVILSGRRPLHILSSPMKLEKANLVSWCRQLARAGNVLELMDERLEGAYDRGQATLCAQLALMCLQRQPEHRPDSTDIVKILAGEMELPPAPVEFSPSPQLRRPFPRSSHRAQQDATG